In Bacteroidia bacterium, one genomic interval encodes:
- a CDS encoding T9SS type A sorting domain-containing protein, translating into MTLRILLVALFAPLLLNAAHDHNGFDRNDDPNLKVFIKDRKRLPNVNRQESLSQQKAWQQFSEQNKGWSVVFNEETGLPHNAFGKPISVGLPLDAQSTAWSFINNKLNVFGLPLSDLFFRNTAQNKKYFYVNYIQRYNGLEVLWSKVQIKITKDGKVNQFICDAYNDITVNINPTLSTQAASAAATNGLNLTLNGTTVNSDLKVLPVPDEGKNIYHLVYEVTVKATDAESFPREYYTLVDAHNGEVLYRHNKINYFAANTDVNVTATVYPTQPYLPTAVEPLANLSVSISGVPFVTDANGYLGLPNSSPVTATFRLEGNWANVKTGATTPQFTATLNPGVNNITFSTANIKELSAYNSVNEIHDYYVTKLMGSGAETVMDVQMQTIVDVSGNCNAFYNGDLNFYAAGGTCNATSIINDVVYHEYGHGINYDLYSYYGGNFSNGALGEGYADTWANGLTEDPVLGIGFYSNSATDFVRRYDQGRKVYPDDIMGEVHADGEIIAGAWWDVGLNFNNVQQRQDLFVQTFAATIDYPDGQEGQLYTDILIEALTIDDNDGDLTNGTPNYCAIASAFGIHGINMYVVGKLITHNDVLSAPGNQNITLNASGPASFANGTGNSVNGYYSINHSATWNPISFTYNGTVYQGNIPGQPNGTIVSYYLDATDQCGTHFSVTPPNVTDTNPNVPYYILVGYNLVASDYFDAGNSQGWTLGMPGDNATTGQWIIASPVGSILNPGGSPPVYVQPPVDHTSTSNNLCAVTGNAGINDGAGTNDIDDGKTTLLSPNFDLSSYSNPAISYWRWYTNDQGADPGKDYWQVSVSNDGGTTFVPIENCIIADHNWRRFAFRVADYVQPTANMRLKFIAEDANDGSLVEALLDDIEIWSAELVGISETPLLSWYAYPNPANEQLNFGWKGNGTTVDVKLFNTVGQIVYQHQFSGNTVSETVSLKGMAEGIYTLQMTGENIFKSQKISVIH; encoded by the coding sequence ATGACTTTGCGAATTTTACTCGTTGCATTATTTGCACCGTTGCTGCTTAATGCAGCCCATGATCACAACGGCTTTGACCGTAATGACGATCCTAATCTTAAAGTGTTTATTAAAGATAGAAAACGTTTACCCAATGTTAATCGTCAGGAAAGCCTTTCACAACAAAAAGCGTGGCAACAGTTTTCTGAACAAAACAAAGGATGGTCGGTAGTTTTTAACGAAGAAACCGGACTTCCACACAATGCATTTGGTAAACCAATTTCAGTGGGATTGCCTTTAGATGCACAATCAACAGCATGGTCATTCATCAACAACAAACTGAATGTTTTTGGACTTCCACTGAGTGATTTATTCTTCCGTAATACAGCACAGAACAAAAAGTATTTTTATGTGAATTACATTCAGCGTTATAACGGACTGGAAGTGTTATGGTCCAAAGTTCAGATAAAAATTACCAAGGACGGAAAAGTGAATCAGTTTATTTGCGATGCTTATAATGATATTACCGTAAACATTAATCCGACATTGAGTACACAGGCAGCTTCTGCAGCAGCAACCAATGGTCTGAATTTAACATTAAACGGTACAACAGTAAACAGCGACCTGAAAGTGTTGCCTGTGCCTGATGAAGGAAAAAATATTTATCATCTTGTTTATGAAGTAACTGTTAAAGCAACCGATGCAGAAAGTTTTCCAAGAGAGTACTATACGCTTGTAGATGCACATAATGGTGAAGTGCTTTATCGTCATAATAAAATTAATTATTTTGCAGCAAACACAGATGTGAATGTTACTGCAACAGTTTATCCTACACAACCTTATCTGCCCACTGCTGTTGAGCCATTAGCTAATCTTTCTGTCTCAATTTCCGGTGTACCTTTTGTGACTGATGCCAATGGTTATTTGGGATTGCCTAACTCATCACCCGTTACTGCCACTTTCAGATTAGAAGGCAACTGGGCTAATGTAAAAACCGGTGCCACAACACCACAGTTTACTGCAACATTAAATCCGGGTGTCAACAATATTACCTTTAGCACTGCAAACATCAAGGAACTTTCTGCTTACAATTCAGTAAACGAAATACACGATTACTACGTAACCAAGCTAATGGGGTCGGGTGCAGAAACTGTGATGGATGTTCAGATGCAAACCATAGTTGATGTTTCAGGCAACTGTAATGCATTTTATAATGGCGATTTAAATTTTTATGCAGCCGGTGGCACTTGTAATGCCACTTCCATTATCAACGATGTGGTATATCACGAATACGGACATGGCATTAATTACGATTTGTATTCTTACTATGGAGGCAACTTCAGCAATGGTGCACTTGGCGAAGGTTATGCCGACACCTGGGCAAACGGTTTAACAGAAGACCCTGTATTAGGAATAGGTTTTTATTCCAACAGCGCTACAGACTTTGTAAGACGTTATGATCAGGGAAGAAAAGTTTATCCTGATGATATAATGGGTGAAGTTCATGCCGATGGTGAAATTATTGCCGGTGCATGGTGGGATGTTGGATTGAATTTTAATAACGTGCAACAACGTCAGGATTTATTTGTTCAGACTTTTGCAGCAACAATTGATTATCCTGATGGTCAGGAAGGTCAACTCTACACAGACATTTTAATTGAAGCACTCACTATTGATGATAATGATGGTGACCTGACTAACGGAACACCAAACTATTGTGCAATTGCTTCAGCCTTTGGCATTCATGGCATAAACATGTATGTGGTTGGAAAACTAATAACTCATAATGATGTGCTTAGTGCTCCGGGGAACCAGAACATTACACTCAATGCATCCGGCCCTGCAAGTTTTGCCAATGGTACAGGCAACAGCGTTAACGGATATTACAGTATTAATCATTCGGCAACATGGAATCCAATCAGCTTTACTTATAATGGTACCGTTTATCAGGGAAATATTCCCGGACAACCTAACGGAACCATAGTGTCATACTATCTTGATGCAACAGATCAATGCGGAACACATTTCAGTGTTACACCACCTAACGTAACAGATACCAACCCTAATGTTCCATATTATATTTTGGTGGGATACAACTTAGTGGCCAGTGACTATTTTGATGCAGGCAACAGTCAGGGTTGGACATTGGGTATGCCAGGTGACAATGCCACAACAGGTCAATGGATTATTGCTTCACCTGTAGGTTCTATACTGAACCCCGGAGGTTCACCACCGGTTTATGTACAACCTCCTGTTGATCATACAAGCACCTCTAACAACCTTTGCGCAGTAACCGGCAATGCAGGTATTAATGATGGAGCCGGAACAAATGATATTGATGATGGAAAAACAACATTGCTTTCGCCCAACTTCGACCTTTCCTCCTATTCCAATCCTGCAATTTCGTACTGGCGCTGGTACACCAACGATCAGGGTGCAGATCCAGGAAAAGATTACTGGCAGGTTTCTGTGAGCAATGATGGCGGAACAACTTTTGTCCCTATAGAAAACTGTATAATTGCAGACCATAACTGGAGACGTTTTGCTTTTCGTGTTGCAGACTATGTGCAGCCTACAGCAAACATGCGATTGAAATTTATTGCTGAAGATGCCAATGATGGCAGCCTTGTTGAAGCACTGCTTGACGATATTGAAATATGGAGTGCAGAGTTGGTTGGCATTTCTGAAACACCACTATTATCGTGGTATGCATATCCGAATCCTGCCAATGAGCAACTTAATTTCGGATGGAAAGGCAATGGAACAACCGTTGATGTTAAATTATTCAACACCGTTGGACAAATAGTATATCAGCATCAATTTTCGGGTAACACTGTTTCAGAAACTGTGAGTCTTAAAGGAATGGCAGAAGGTATTTATACTTTACAGATGACAGGAGAAAATATATTTAAGTCACAGAAAATATCTGTGATACATTAA
- a CDS encoding carboxypeptidase M32: MIELYNKYVAHQQKMADINYSSAVLQWDQEVYMPPKGSHYRAQQLATLAGYAHELATDSHYEEIIEKLHDDTTKLSPVQCANVLESYRVFRQQKKYTTEFVVALNQCISKSFNAWQQAKQENNFKLFEPHLQELIKYKRQESELLGYEQHPYDAHLNLYETGLKTSFLETVFNQVRQKLVPYIQHLMQKSQPDDSFLFKHYNKDKQWHFGLDLLKQINYDFESGRQDISTHPFTTSFSANDVRVTTRISENDLFEMIGSCIHEGGHALYEQGLPADDYGLPSGEYLSLSIHESQSRLWENHVGKSQFFWNHNFKTLKNIFPEQLNEVSERSFYKAINRIKPSLIRTNADELTYHLHVLIRFEIEKDILTGALQAAQLPEVWNEKYKSYLNIDVPSDAKGVLQDVHWSHGSFGYFPTYSLGSFYASQFFHQADKEISGLMHHIQNGNTMPLLLWLRDNIHRHGRTILADELCKNVTGEVLNFDYFYKYAKTKYDELYA; this comes from the coding sequence ATGATTGAACTTTATAACAAGTATGTAGCACATCAGCAGAAGATGGCTGATATCAATTACAGCAGTGCTGTTTTACAATGGGATCAGGAAGTGTATATGCCCCCAAAAGGATCACATTACCGGGCACAACAACTGGCAACATTAGCAGGATATGCTCATGAACTGGCTACGGACAGCCACTATGAAGAAATTATTGAAAAACTACATGACGACACAACTAAACTCAGCCCTGTGCAATGTGCCAATGTGCTGGAGTCGTATCGTGTTTTCAGGCAACAGAAAAAATATACAACAGAATTTGTGGTAGCACTCAATCAATGTATATCAAAAAGTTTTAATGCATGGCAGCAGGCAAAGCAAGAAAATAATTTTAAGTTGTTTGAACCGCATCTGCAGGAGTTGATAAAATATAAAAGGCAGGAGTCGGAGTTGCTGGGCTATGAACAACATCCGTATGATGCACATCTCAACCTTTACGAAACAGGATTGAAGACAAGTTTTCTGGAAACAGTATTCAATCAGGTAAGGCAGAAACTTGTTCCTTACATTCAGCATCTGATGCAGAAGTCACAACCCGATGACAGTTTTTTGTTTAAGCATTACAATAAAGATAAGCAATGGCATTTTGGATTAGACCTGTTGAAACAGATAAATTATGATTTTGAAAGCGGAAGGCAGGACATTTCCACACATCCGTTCACCACTTCGTTTTCTGCTAATGATGTTCGTGTAACCACACGCATCAGCGAGAATGATCTATTTGAAATGATTGGCAGCTGTATTCACGAAGGCGGACATGCACTCTATGAACAAGGATTACCTGCAGATGACTATGGGTTGCCCTCAGGAGAATATCTGAGTTTAAGTATTCATGAATCGCAATCGCGTCTGTGGGAAAATCATGTAGGCAAGTCACAGTTTTTCTGGAATCATAATTTCAAAACATTAAAAAATATTTTTCCGGAGCAGTTGAATGAAGTTAGTGAAAGAAGTTTTTACAAAGCAATAAACCGCATTAAACCTTCACTCATTCGTACCAATGCCGATGAACTTACTTATCATCTGCATGTGCTAATTCGTTTTGAGATAGAGAAAGATATTTTAACAGGGGCCTTGCAGGCTGCACAACTGCCTGAAGTGTGGAATGAAAAGTACAAATCATATCTGAATATAGATGTGCCGTCAGACGCAAAAGGTGTGTTGCAGGATGTACACTGGAGTCACGGCAGCTTTGGTTATTTCCCTACCTATTCCTTGGGAAGTTTTTATGCATCACAATTTTTTCATCAGGCCGATAAGGAAATTTCCGGATTGATGCATCATATTCAAAACGGTAACACCATGCCTTTGCTATTGTGGTTGAGAGATAATATTCATCGTCATGGAAGAACAATACTGGCTGATGAGTTATGTAAAAATGTGACGGGCGAAGTGCTTAACTTTGATTATTTTTATAAATATGCTAAAACAAAATACGATGAACTATATGCTTAA
- a CDS encoding DUF423 domain-containing protein: MNKRSILIFATVSGFCAVALGAFGAHKLKELLAPQMLSAFETGVRYQFYHTLALLFVALAANDNKMLNRAATFFMTGIILFSGSVYGLALSSVSGNTWFWLGPVTPIGGLCFLTGWFFLILYAVKK, encoded by the coding sequence ATGAACAAACGCAGCATATTGATTTTTGCCACCGTATCCGGCTTTTGCGCAGTAGCATTAGGCGCCTTTGGTGCACATAAATTAAAAGAGTTGTTGGCACCACAAATGTTGTCGGCTTTTGAAACCGGTGTGCGTTATCAGTTTTACCACACACTTGCCTTGCTGTTTGTTGCCCTTGCAGCAAATGACAACAAAATGCTGAACCGTGCTGCAACATTTTTTATGACAGGTATCATACTCTTCAGTGGCTCGGTTTATGGCTTGGCTTTGTCTTCTGTTTCCGGCAACACCTGGTTTTGGCTGGGACCGGTTACACCCATTGGTGGGCTATGTTTTTTAACAGGTTGGTTTTTTCTAATTTTATATGCTGTCAAAAAGTAA
- a CDS encoding DUF4907 domain-containing protein, producing the protein MKVSVIFFSLFLILSCSDNKSSEKTAKQSPPLLNNITVETYKNDSTVGGFGYNIMVDGRLMIRQPNIPAVMGNRGFVSEADASKAAALVAYKLKNNIMPPSVTIEELDSIGIK; encoded by the coding sequence ATGAAAGTATCTGTAATATTTTTTAGCTTATTTCTAATTTTATCATGTTCTGATAATAAATCTTCTGAAAAGACAGCAAAACAATCTCCGCCACTGCTCAACAATATTACAGTTGAGACCTATAAGAACGACAGCACTGTTGGGGGTTTTGGCTACAACATCATGGTTGACGGAAGGCTGATGATACGTCAGCCCAATATTCCTGCTGTAATGGGTAATCGCGGGTTTGTTTCTGAGGCTGATGCCTCCAAAGCAGCTGCTCTGGTAGCCTATAAACTAAAAAACAACATCATGCCGCCATCTGTTACCATAGAAGAGTTAGACAGTATAGGCATTAAATAA
- a CDS encoding SBBP repeat-containing protein, giving the protein MIKKIKIIAFIYFSLITSFSFGQNWIWAFSGGNTLTEEAKSISTDLNGNAFVAGVFKDSIFNGNNKLYSHGNEDIFIAKFDNSGNLLWTRCFGGSQNDGYGVCLKTDLYGNCYVTGAYSYTAHIGSLTLSNGYSNNVFLLKFNSIGNIIFAKDYLSSGSSVGYGIDIDFAQNCYITGYFYNELFAIPNNVQSVGSHDIFIAKTDIQGNIIWSRSAGGNSYDTGGGVSIDINGNVYITGYFNNASQFGSMVVNSSGGDDIFVAKYSNTGNLIWVSRTYGAGVYDLGLKIRTFNDKVYLVGQFEDVITIGSQIFSSFGLSDGFVSMLDSSGSFLWTKQLGGQGSDRLTDLNVVNNNNVFIAGWCNGIAVFDNVIVSTGNNQNGIICLLDASGNLVNYKLASGNGNNLFNSIAVQQLGEVFVAGAVADTLFLDNLMIHSNGASDALIAKVIFEVNSSNEISLEGLKVLNNIFTNESSPFLVSSVMQNLHTLEIMDVKGSVLQKLPATILYPNEKFIIKNTFLKNLSLGVYYLKIVLKDSNKTQYFKIIKV; this is encoded by the coding sequence ATGATTAAGAAAATTAAGATTATTGCTTTTATATATTTTTCCTTAATTACAAGTTTTTCATTTGGCCAAAATTGGATATGGGCATTTTCCGGAGGTAATACATTAACTGAAGAAGCCAAATCAATTTCAACAGATTTGAATGGGAATGCTTTCGTTGCAGGTGTTTTTAAAGATTCAATATTTAATGGTAATAACAAGTTGTATAGTCATGGTAATGAAGATATATTTATAGCCAAGTTTGACAATTCCGGAAATCTTTTATGGACAAGGTGCTTTGGTGGTTCTCAGAATGATGGTTATGGTGTTTGTCTGAAGACTGACTTGTATGGTAATTGTTATGTTACAGGAGCATATTCATATACTGCCCACATTGGTTCATTAACTTTAAGTAATGGTTATAGTAATAATGTTTTTTTGCTAAAATTCAATTCCATTGGCAATATCATTTTTGCAAAAGACTATTTATCTTCAGGAAGTTCAGTAGGCTATGGTATAGATATTGATTTTGCTCAAAATTGTTACATCACAGGCTATTTTTATAATGAGTTGTTTGCAATTCCAAACAATGTTCAATCTGTTGGAAGTCACGATATTTTCATTGCAAAAACCGATATTCAAGGCAATATCATCTGGTCAAGAAGTGCAGGTGGAAATAGTTATGATACAGGTGGAGGTGTTTCAATTGACATAAACGGAAACGTCTATATAACAGGATATTTTAATAATGCATCGCAGTTTGGGAGCATGGTGGTAAACAGTAGTGGGGGTGATGATATTTTTGTTGCAAAATATAGTAACACTGGTAACTTAATTTGGGTTTCAAGAACCTATGGTGCCGGGGTTTATGACTTAGGCTTAAAAATCAGGACTTTTAATGACAAAGTTTATTTAGTGGGGCAATTTGAAGATGTGATTACAATAGGATCTCAAATATTTTCCAGCTTCGGATTAAGTGATGGTTTTGTTTCTATGCTTGATAGTTCTGGTTCTTTTTTATGGACAAAACAATTGGGTGGACAAGGCAGTGATCGTCTTACTGATTTAAATGTTGTGAATAACAATAATGTCTTTATAGCAGGCTGGTGTAATGGTATAGCAGTATTTGACAATGTCATTGTTAGCACAGGAAATAATCAAAATGGAATTATCTGCCTATTAGACGCTTCTGGGAACTTGGTGAATTATAAACTTGCGTCAGGCAATGGAAACAATTTATTTAACTCAATTGCTGTACAACAGTTGGGCGAGGTGTTTGTTGCAGGAGCTGTAGCAGATACTTTATTCTTAGATAATTTAATGATTCATAGCAATGGAGCTTCTGATGCTTTGATTGCTAAAGTTATTTTTGAAGTAAACTCAAGCAATGAAATTAGTTTAGAAGGACTGAAAGTCTTAAATAATATTTTTACTAATGAAAGTAGCCCTTTTCTTGTATCGTCAGTGATGCAAAACCTCCATACTTTAGAAATAATGGATGTAAAAGGTTCTGTTCTTCAAAAACTACCGGCTACTATTTTGTATCCAAATGAAAAGTTTATTATTAAAAATACTTTTCTAAAGAATTTATCATTAGGTGTTTATTATCTTAAGATTGTATTAAAAGATTCAAACAAAACACAGTACTTTAAAATTATTAAAGTATAA
- a CDS encoding kelch repeat-containing protein has product MKKFTTLIILSLVCISFSFAQQFAWTQKANLPGFGRHSGIGFAIGQYGYLTTGLDNGSCYNDMWRYDQQNNSWTQVASMPGNGRYGASSFVINGKAYAGIGWNSSNQSLSDFYEYDPGVNIWISKAVYIGPPVYTAVSFSVNNLGYIATGYPLSKKVFQYNAANDAWQQKADFSGAERQSAASFVINDTAYIATGYLNNNPTTELWRYNQATDSWSQLQWLPNNARYGAVGFNVNSYGIIATGGNGNYYFTDCYAYYPPINQWINLPVFTGTIRRHACSFSINGKGYLSCGISATGSTLNDLWELSEVTSIAEATPSKPQVYFNQSAQVLHVSGLKNKPTTLTVTSMTGQIVLHQVCTKENMQWPLALAKGVYVCLIEENKSNFSYKFEVR; this is encoded by the coding sequence ATGAAGAAATTTACTACCCTAATTATTCTTTCCCTAGTTTGTATTTCTTTTTCTTTTGCACAGCAGTTTGCATGGACGCAAAAGGCCAACTTGCCGGGTTTTGGTAGGCATTCAGGAATAGGTTTTGCAATAGGACAGTATGGTTATTTAACTACAGGCTTAGATAATGGAAGTTGCTATAATGATATGTGGCGGTATGATCAACAGAATAACTCATGGACTCAGGTTGCGTCAATGCCTGGCAATGGACGATATGGTGCAAGTTCATTTGTTATAAATGGTAAAGCATATGCAGGAATAGGGTGGAACTCTTCTAATCAGAGTTTGTCAGATTTTTATGAATATGACCCGGGTGTTAATATTTGGATATCCAAAGCAGTTTATATTGGTCCTCCTGTTTATACCGCAGTTTCTTTTTCTGTAAATAACTTAGGGTATATAGCAACCGGCTATCCTCTTTCAAAAAAAGTATTTCAATATAATGCTGCCAATGATGCGTGGCAACAAAAGGCAGATTTTTCAGGAGCAGAAAGGCAAAGTGCTGCATCATTTGTCATAAATGACACTGCATATATAGCAACAGGATATTTGAATAATAACCCAACCACAGAATTATGGAGATATAATCAGGCTACTGATAGTTGGTCACAACTGCAATGGCTACCTAATAATGCACGATATGGTGCTGTTGGCTTTAATGTTAATAGCTATGGTATTATTGCTACAGGAGGCAACGGCAATTATTATTTTACGGATTGTTATGCATATTATCCTCCAATTAATCAGTGGATCAATTTACCTGTGTTTACAGGAACTATAAGAAGACATGCATGTAGTTTTTCTATTAATGGTAAAGGGTATCTGTCTTGTGGAATTTCTGCTACAGGAAGTACATTAAACGACCTCTGGGAGTTGTCAGAGGTAACATCTATTGCAGAGGCCACACCGTCAAAGCCCCAAGTTTATTTTAATCAGTCGGCCCAAGTGCTGCATGTTTCAGGATTAAAAAACAAACCCACAACTTTAACCGTCACCTCAATGACAGGGCAGATAGTGTTGCATCAGGTCTGCACTAAAGAAAACATGCAATGGCCACTTGCACTGGCAAAGGGGGTGTACGTTTGCTTAATAGAGGAAAATAAATCTAACTTTAGCTATAAATTTGAGGTAAGATGA
- a CDS encoding class I SAM-dependent methyltransferase — MEKTYQEVADYYDKIWNDLEQESKTGVLSRHRMILLKLKQAGFNSKSTLLEIGCGIGTLSSYLAKTNIDGKVDAVDISPATIEFAKNKYKGLKNLEFLVSDMTDFSIDKKYDFILFPDVLEHIPVEAHENIFNTIKNFCHDNSIVAINLPTARSLRWFHKNKPEALQIIDQDIESDGLIGQLYKHGFYLISKETYSLYFVQPDYEWFVFKVQREFNEMELKSKISVLLNNIKLRILNLIN; from the coding sequence ATGGAGAAAACATATCAGGAAGTAGCTGATTACTATGATAAGATTTGGAATGATCTGGAACAAGAGTCAAAAACAGGTGTTCTAAGCCGACATAGAATGATTCTTTTAAAACTTAAACAGGCTGGATTTAATTCTAAATCTACATTACTTGAAATCGGATGTGGTATTGGTACTCTTTCCTCTTATTTGGCGAAGACTAACATTGACGGAAAAGTTGATGCTGTTGATATTAGTCCAGCGACAATTGAATTTGCAAAAAACAAGTACAAAGGACTAAAGAATCTAGAATTTCTTGTTTCAGACATGACAGATTTTTCAATAGATAAAAAGTATGACTTTATCCTTTTTCCAGATGTACTCGAGCATATTCCTGTTGAAGCTCATGAGAATATTTTTAATACAATTAAAAATTTCTGTCATGATAATTCAATAGTTGCTATTAATCTTCCTACTGCCAGAAGTTTGCGTTGGTTTCATAAGAACAAACCCGAAGCATTACAGATAATTGATCAGGATATTGAATCGGATGGTTTAATAGGTCAGCTTTATAAACACGGTTTCTATCTGATTTCAAAAGAAACATATTCATTATATTTTGTTCAACCTGATTACGAATGGTTTGTTTTTAAAGTGCAAAGAGAATTCAATGAGATGGAGTTGAAATCAAAGATATCTGTGTTGTTAAATAATATTAAGTTACGTATTTTAAACCTTATTAATTAA
- a CDS encoding glycosyltransferase, translating into MKKSKLIFVFPNTSSFVRRDIGIMQEQYNVITFSFNPSKKILLPIVFVKQFLFLLYHLPAARIVVCQIAAYHSFLPVLLARLFRKPSVIFLAGTDCARFPSLQYGNFCKPVLAWFTAVSVRCATHLAPKHGSLIKAPYHYDFSGAPEQGVACFVKDLQTPYTVIPNGFDETVYYPLPVTRKPQSFITVAVGIGTSNINTLKGVDMIVEVAQLLPACTFTLVGVEGRRGLSNLPPNITCLPPQDTGQLQHLYSGHQYYLQLSLSEGFPNAVCEAMLCGCIPIVSDVNALPDIAAGCGFVVKQRNKEMLKAAIEKALQMNTTSMAQKAVEHIRKEYTMQKRKEQLYELFDYLLKSNSNGL; encoded by the coding sequence GTGAAAAAATCAAAACTGATTTTTGTTTTTCCCAACACATCATCATTTGTCAGGCGTGATATTGGCATCATGCAGGAGCAGTATAACGTAATTACTTTTTCTTTCAACCCATCCAAAAAAATATTGCTGCCTATTGTTTTTGTAAAACAGTTTTTGTTTTTGCTATACCATCTGCCGGCTGCCAGAATAGTTGTTTGTCAGATAGCGGCTTATCACAGTTTTTTGCCGGTTCTTTTAGCCAGGCTTTTCAGAAAGCCTTCTGTTATTTTTCTTGCAGGCACAGACTGTGCCCGTTTTCCATCGTTGCAATACGGTAATTTCTGCAAGCCTGTGCTGGCATGGTTTACGGCAGTCAGTGTGCGCTGTGCCACACACCTGGCGCCCAAGCACGGCTCTTTAATTAAGGCACCCTATCACTACGACTTCAGTGGAGCACCCGAGCAAGGTGTTGCCTGTTTTGTAAAAGACCTACAAACACCATACACTGTAATACCCAATGGTTTTGACGAGACTGTTTACTACCCTTTGCCTGTAACGCGCAAGCCTCAATCTTTTATCACCGTAGCTGTGGGTATAGGTACATCTAATATCAATACGCTCAAAGGTGTGGATATGATTGTTGAGGTGGCGCAACTTCTCCCTGCCTGCACATTCACGCTGGTGGGTGTTGAGGGCAGACGGGGGTTGAGTAATTTACCTCCGAACATCACTTGTTTGCCACCACAAGACACCGGGCAACTGCAGCACTTGTATTCCGGGCATCAGTATTATTTACAACTGTCGCTCAGCGAGGGTTTCCCCAATGCCGTTTGCGAGGCCATGCTTTGTGGTTGCATACCCATAGTGTCGGATGTTAATGCCCTGCCTGACATTGCAGCAGGGTGTGGCTTTGTAGTAAAACAAAGAAATAAAGAAATGCTGAAAGCTGCCATAGAAAAAGCTTTGCAGATGAATACAACATCAATGGCGCAAAAGGCTGTGGAACATATCAGAAAGGAATATACGATGCAGAAGAGGAAGGAGCAGTTGTACGAACTATTTGATTATTTACTAAAATCGAATTCAAATGGATTATAA